In Achromobacter xylosoxidans A8, a single window of DNA contains:
- a CDS encoding LysR family transcriptional regulator — MLDWDSLRYFLEVARTQRVSAAARKLGVEHTTVSRRIRALEAELDTLLFEKSRSAGFVLTEDGQRLFVHAEQMESTVHSARENLSGIGQALSGHLRIGATEGFGSYVLTPLAADFQRRYPHITLDILPVPRFVSLSKREADLAITIERPQRGPYVCSKLCDYTLRLYGTPGYLARHPPIRERADLAEHSFIGYVDELLFSERLRYLEDLLPASKVVLRSTSVVAQYHAALQGQSLAILPCFIAAQDPRLTPVLADEVEITRSFWMYCHEDLRKLKRVTALWDFIRKSVLKNADLLAGKGGTMKYLP, encoded by the coding sequence GTGCTTGATTGGGACAGCCTGAGATATTTCCTGGAAGTGGCCCGCACCCAGCGGGTCAGCGCCGCCGCACGCAAGCTCGGGGTCGAACACACCACGGTGTCGCGGCGCATCCGCGCACTGGAAGCCGAGCTGGACACGCTGCTGTTCGAGAAGTCGCGCAGCGCGGGCTTCGTGCTGACCGAGGACGGCCAGCGCCTGTTCGTCCATGCCGAGCAGATGGAAAGCACCGTGCACTCCGCCCGTGAAAACCTGTCGGGCATCGGCCAGGCGCTGTCGGGCCATTTGCGCATCGGCGCCACCGAGGGCTTCGGCAGCTATGTGCTGACGCCGCTGGCGGCGGACTTCCAGCGCCGCTACCCGCACATCACCCTGGACATCCTGCCGGTGCCGCGCTTCGTCAGCCTGTCCAAGCGCGAGGCCGATCTGGCCATCACCATCGAGCGCCCCCAGCGCGGCCCCTATGTGTGCAGCAAGCTGTGCGACTACACGCTGCGCCTGTACGGCACGCCCGGCTATCTGGCCCGCCATCCGCCGATCAGGGAGCGCGCGGACCTGGCCGAGCACAGCTTCATCGGCTACGTCGACGAACTGCTGTTCAGCGAGCGGCTGCGCTATCTGGAAGACCTGCTGCCCGCCAGCAAGGTGGTGTTGCGCAGCACCAGCGTGGTGGCGCAATACCACGCCGCGTTGCAGGGCCAGTCGCTGGCGATCCTGCCCTGCTTCATCGCCGCGCAGGATCCGCGGCTGACGCCGGTGCTGGCGGATGAGGTCGAGATCACGCGCTCGTTCTGGATGTACTGCCATGAAGACCTGCGCAAGCTCAAGCGCGTGACGGCCCTATGGGATTTCATCCGCAAGTCGGTGCTGAAGAACGCCGACCTGCTGGCCGGCAAGGGCGGCACGATGAAGTACCTGCCCTGA
- a CDS encoding leucyl aminopeptidase, producing the protein MEFSTQTTASLHQVKTAALAVGVYAEGVLSPAADLIDRASNGAVRSVVKAEFRGRAGSTLTLRNLPGVSAQRVVLVGLGKQEEYSARAHASAEQAFAAACVSAQLTEGVSTLVANPIADVAVIARARSAAIAAGSATYHYDASFGKPDRDARPKLKKIVQVVERADAAQAQKGLREGGAIANGMDLTRTLGNLPGNICTPTYLGETAKRLAREFKSLKVEVLDRKQVEALGMGSFLSVARGSEEALRFIVLRYAGNKTAKKAAKAAQGPIVLVGKGITFDAGGISLKPAATMDEMKYDMCGAASVLGSFRALAELELPLDVVGLIPACENLPSGKANKPGDVVTSMAGLTIEILNTDAEGRLVLCDALTYAERFKPSAVIDIATLTGACVVALGNVNSGLFSKDDALADALAAAGRQSLDTAWRMPMDDAYQEQLKSNFADLANIGGPPAGAVTAACFLSRFATSYRWAHLDIAGTAWRGGKDKGATGRPVPLLMQYLLDQA; encoded by the coding sequence ATGGAATTTAGCACACAGACCACTGCTTCCCTGCACCAAGTCAAAACCGCCGCCCTGGCTGTCGGGGTGTATGCCGAAGGCGTGTTGAGCCCCGCCGCCGACCTCATCGACCGCGCCTCCAATGGCGCCGTGCGTTCGGTGGTCAAGGCCGAGTTCCGCGGCCGCGCCGGCTCCACGCTGACCCTGCGCAACCTGCCCGGCGTGTCCGCGCAGCGCGTGGTGCTGGTCGGCCTGGGCAAGCAGGAAGAGTATTCGGCCCGCGCCCACGCTTCGGCCGAGCAAGCCTTCGCCGCAGCCTGCGTGTCGGCCCAGTTGACCGAGGGCGTGTCCACGCTGGTCGCCAACCCGATCGCCGACGTGGCCGTCATCGCCCGCGCGCGCAGCGCCGCCATCGCGGCCGGCAGCGCCACCTATCATTACGACGCTAGCTTCGGCAAGCCCGACCGCGACGCCCGCCCCAAGCTCAAGAAGATCGTCCAGGTCGTCGAGCGCGCCGACGCGGCCCAGGCCCAGAAGGGCCTGCGCGAAGGCGGCGCCATCGCCAACGGCATGGACCTGACCCGCACGCTGGGCAACCTGCCCGGCAATATCTGCACGCCGACCTACCTGGGCGAAACCGCCAAGCGCCTGGCCCGCGAATTCAAGTCGCTGAAGGTGGAAGTGCTGGACCGCAAGCAGGTCGAAGCGCTGGGCATGGGCTCGTTCCTGTCGGTCGCGCGCGGCTCCGAGGAAGCGCTGCGCTTCATCGTGCTGCGCTACGCCGGCAACAAGACCGCCAAGAAAGCCGCCAAGGCCGCGCAAGGTCCCATCGTGCTGGTCGGCAAGGGCATCACCTTCGATGCTGGCGGCATTTCGCTCAAGCCCGCCGCCACCATGGACGAAATGAAGTACGACATGTGCGGCGCCGCCAGCGTGCTGGGTTCGTTCCGGGCCCTGGCCGAACTGGAGCTGCCGCTGGACGTGGTCGGCCTGATCCCCGCTTGCGAAAACCTGCCCAGCGGCAAGGCCAACAAGCCGGGCGACGTGGTCACCAGCATGGCCGGCCTGACCATTGAAATCCTGAACACGGACGCGGAAGGCCGCCTGGTGCTGTGCGACGCGCTGACCTACGCCGAACGCTTCAAGCCGTCCGCCGTCATCGACATCGCCACGCTGACCGGCGCTTGCGTGGTGGCCCTGGGCAACGTCAACAGCGGCCTGTTCTCCAAGGACGACGCCCTGGCCGACGCGCTGGCCGCCGCCGGCCGCCAGTCGTTGGACACGGCATGGCGCATGCCGATGGACGACGCCTACCAGGAACAGCTCAAGTCCAACTTCGCCGACCTCGCCAACATCGGCGGCCCGCCGGCGGGCGCGGTCACGGCGGCCTGCTTCCTCTCGCGCTTCGCCACCTCGTACCGCTGGGCCCACCTGGACATCGCCGGCACCGCCTGGCGCGGCGGCAAGGACAAGGGCGCCACCGGCCGCCCCGTGCCGCTGCTGATGCAGTACCTGCTGGACCAGGCTTGA
- a CDS encoding DNA polymerase III subunit chi — MTRIDFAFGAPDRLRTACQVVRKRYLAGQRLVVYCRDGSRLAAFDRMLWAFDDTSFVPHVLANDPLAAETPVVLTAGDPQQAAAAAGQGGQPQPSWLLNLDSDCPPGFEAFERLLEIVSDDPEDKQAARQRWRTYLTAGHTPQSHDLSRQQPDG; from the coding sequence ATGACGCGCATCGACTTCGCCTTCGGCGCGCCCGACCGCTTGCGCACCGCCTGCCAGGTGGTGCGCAAGCGCTACCTGGCCGGGCAGCGGCTGGTGGTGTACTGTAGGGATGGCTCGCGCCTGGCCGCGTTCGATCGCATGCTCTGGGCATTCGATGACACGTCTTTCGTGCCGCACGTGCTGGCCAACGATCCGCTGGCCGCCGAAACGCCGGTGGTCCTCACCGCCGGAGATCCCCAGCAGGCCGCCGCTGCGGCCGGTCAGGGCGGACAGCCCCAGCCGTCCTGGCTGCTGAATCTGGACAGCGACTGCCCTCCCGGCTTCGAGGCTTTCGAGCGCCTGCTTGAAATCGTCTCCGACGACCCCGAGGACAAACAGGCGGCCCGCCAGCGCTGGCGGACCTACCTGACCGCGGGCCACACGCCGCAAAGCCACGACCTCAGCCGCCAGCAGCCGGACGGCTGA
- a CDS encoding Bax inhibitor-1/YccA family protein: protein MNEYRPSPFNRSGAVAGAPGEVARNQVLRNTYWLLALSLIPTVLGAAVGMYTGINRVMGASPGLSAIVFLVGAFGLMFAIEKNKNSSLGVVLLLAFTFFMGVMLSRLLGFVMGMSNGSQLVMTAFGGTAIVFGTMATLATTIKRDLSGLQKFLFIGAVVILVAALANIFLQLPALMLTISVLAIVIFSAFMLVDLQRVVNGGETNYVSATLAIYLDVYNVFSNLLMLLGIFGGNRE from the coding sequence ATGAACGAATATCGTCCGTCCCCCTTTAACCGTTCCGGCGCCGTAGCCGGCGCGCCGGGCGAGGTCGCGCGCAATCAGGTCTTGCGCAACACCTATTGGCTCCTGGCGCTCTCGCTGATCCCGACCGTGCTGGGCGCTGCCGTGGGCATGTACACCGGCATCAACCGCGTCATGGGCGCCAGCCCCGGACTGTCCGCCATCGTGTTCCTGGTGGGCGCGTTCGGCCTGATGTTCGCGATCGAAAAGAACAAGAACAGCTCGCTGGGCGTGGTCCTGCTGCTGGCCTTCACGTTCTTCATGGGCGTGATGCTGTCGCGCCTGCTGGGCTTCGTCATGGGCATGAGCAACGGCTCGCAGTTGGTCATGACGGCCTTCGGCGGCACCGCGATCGTGTTCGGCACGATGGCCACGCTGGCCACCACCATCAAGCGCGACCTGTCGGGACTGCAGAAATTCCTGTTCATCGGCGCAGTCGTGATCCTGGTGGCGGCCCTGGCCAACATCTTCCTGCAGCTGCCCGCGCTGATGCTGACCATCTCGGTCCTGGCCATCGTCATCTTCTCGGCCTTCATGCTGGTCGACCTGCAGCGCGTGGTCAACGGCGGCGAAACCAACTACGTGTCCGCCACGCTGGCCATCTACCTGGACGTCTATAACGTCTTCTCGAACCTGCTGATGCTGCTGGGCATCTTCGGCGGCAACCGCGAATAA
- a CDS encoding ABC transporter substrate-binding protein produces MKLHARGLAVGLCLGAALVGQAQAADKPPVKIGILTDMSGTYAGMGGPGSVAAAQLAIDDCLAAECKGMKIELVSADNQNKADVGAAKAREWFDRDGVTAIADLTNSAVALAVQGIAREKNKVVMFSGPATTALTNKECSPVGFHWMFDTYSQSAGGAKATVRAGGKSWYFITVDYAFGHSLEADTAKAVQALGGTVTGSVRHPLNAPDFASYLLQAQASKAQVVALANGGQDTVNAVKQAREFGIVAGGQRLVSLLIFLSDLRALGLESAQGLSYVDGFYWDYDDATRQWSTRFEKAFRGLKPTMTQAGVYSSVRHYLRSVAASGSTDGKVVADKMRALPIEDPIMRNASIRPDGRVIHDMYLYEVKKPAESKGGWDYSKLVATIPAAEAFQPLADSSCPLVKK; encoded by the coding sequence ATGAAATTGCACGCACGCGGGCTGGCCGTAGGCTTGTGTCTGGGCGCCGCATTGGTCGGCCAGGCTCAGGCGGCGGACAAGCCGCCAGTGAAGATCGGCATTCTGACTGACATGTCTGGCACCTACGCCGGCATGGGGGGACCAGGTTCGGTGGCGGCGGCGCAACTGGCGATCGACGACTGCCTGGCGGCGGAATGCAAGGGCATGAAGATCGAACTGGTGTCCGCGGACAACCAGAACAAGGCCGACGTGGGCGCGGCCAAGGCGCGCGAATGGTTCGACCGCGACGGCGTTACCGCCATCGCCGACTTGACCAACTCCGCGGTGGCGCTGGCGGTGCAGGGCATCGCGCGCGAAAAGAACAAGGTGGTGATGTTCTCCGGTCCCGCGACCACGGCGCTGACCAACAAGGAATGCTCGCCTGTGGGCTTCCACTGGATGTTCGACACCTATTCGCAATCCGCCGGCGGTGCCAAGGCCACGGTGAGGGCCGGCGGCAAGTCCTGGTATTTCATTACCGTGGACTACGCCTTCGGGCACTCGCTGGAAGCCGATACCGCCAAGGCCGTGCAGGCGCTGGGCGGCACGGTGACAGGCAGCGTGCGCCATCCCCTGAACGCGCCGGACTTCGCCTCCTACCTGCTGCAGGCGCAGGCTTCCAAGGCCCAGGTCGTGGCGCTGGCCAATGGCGGCCAGGACACGGTCAACGCGGTCAAGCAGGCGCGTGAATTCGGCATCGTGGCCGGGGGCCAGCGCCTGGTGTCGCTGCTGATCTTCCTGTCCGACCTGCGCGCGCTGGGCCTGGAAAGCGCCCAGGGCCTGTCGTACGTGGACGGCTTCTACTGGGACTACGACGACGCCACGCGCCAGTGGTCCACGCGCTTCGAGAAGGCCTTCCGCGGCCTGAAGCCCACCATGACGCAGGCCGGCGTGTATTCCAGCGTGCGGCACTACCTGCGTTCGGTCGCGGCTTCCGGCAGCACCGACGGCAAGGTGGTGGCCGACAAGATGCGCGCGCTGCCCATCGAGGATCCGATCATGCGCAACGCGTCCATCCGTCCCGATGGCCGCGTGATCCACGACATGTACCTGTATGAAGTGAAAAAGCCGGCAGAGTCCAAGGGCGGCTGGGACTATTCCAAGCTGGTGGCCACCATCCCGGCCGCCGAGGCCTTCCAGCCCCTGGCGGATTCGAGCTGCCCGCTGGTCAAGAAGTAA
- a CDS encoding aldo/keto reductase has product MPDRRRFLQTAAASALIGSAWPARALSVVTPMWSRTIPVSGEALPVIGLGTADTFNVSPTDKAAMAPLAQVLDTLLQKGGKLIDTAPSYGQAEAVTGALLARDGGLRARTFLATKISTQGHESAMRQLRQSQQALSSDKLDLVQVHNLIDTVNQLALLRELKQQGVIRYVGITHYTDHAHDELTELVEREKPDFLQVNLSVADRNAEKRLLPACQAHGVAVLINRPFQDGALFRRVKGMALPKLAAEIDCESWAQVFLKFIIGHPAVTAVIPATSKPANMADNAQAGFGRMPDAAMRERIAALLA; this is encoded by the coding sequence ATGCCTGATCGCCGCCGCTTTCTCCAGACCGCCGCAGCCAGCGCCCTGATCGGATCCGCTTGGCCGGCCCGCGCGCTCAGCGTGGTGACGCCGATGTGGTCCCGGACCATACCCGTATCCGGCGAGGCGCTGCCCGTCATCGGGCTGGGCACCGCCGACACCTTCAACGTTTCGCCCACGGACAAGGCCGCCATGGCGCCGTTGGCCCAGGTGCTGGACACGCTGCTGCAAAAGGGCGGCAAGCTGATCGACACCGCCCCCAGCTATGGGCAGGCGGAAGCGGTCACCGGCGCGCTGCTGGCCCGCGACGGCGGCCTGCGCGCCAGGACGTTCCTGGCAACCAAGATCAGCACGCAGGGCCATGAATCGGCCATGCGCCAGTTGCGCCAATCGCAGCAGGCGCTGAGCAGCGACAAGCTCGACCTGGTCCAGGTGCACAACCTGATCGACACCGTCAATCAGCTGGCGCTGCTGCGCGAGCTGAAGCAGCAAGGCGTGATCCGCTATGTCGGCATCACCCACTACACCGACCACGCCCATGATGAGCTGACCGAACTGGTGGAACGGGAAAAGCCCGACTTCCTCCAGGTCAACCTGTCCGTGGCCGACCGCAACGCCGAAAAAAGGCTATTGCCCGCTTGCCAGGCTCATGGCGTCGCGGTGCTGATCAACCGCCCCTTCCAGGACGGCGCGCTGTTCCGCCGGGTCAAGGGCATGGCGCTGCCCAAGCTGGCCGCCGAGATCGATTGCGAGTCCTGGGCCCAGGTTTTCCTGAAGTTCATCATCGGCCATCCCGCGGTCACCGCAGTGATCCCCGCGACCTCCAAGCCGGCCAATATGGCGGACAACGCGCAGGCCGGCTTCGGGCGGATGCCGGATGCCGCCATGCGGGAACGCATCGCCGCCCTGCTGGCCTGA
- the lptF gene encoding LPS export ABC transporter permease LptF, with amino-acid sequence MSLFKRSVVSEITSHAGVVFSTLLIVWLSVLLVRLLGEAAGGNIGADVVVVLAALSTITALPTILAVSVFIAVLTTVTRNYRESEMVVWFASGLSLADWLRPVLRVAIPVALAVAGLTLVAAPWAYRQIGEYHERFEQRSDLSKVTAGQFAESSGGNRVFFAEDPLTPSDELGNVFARENGPEWLSVLTASKAHSETMPNGDRFLVLGEGHRYDLKPGTPEIRLVHFDKYGLRLESKSGGDPVAEARANAERSAKARTTPQLIADNTNSSWSQVMWRISLPLAALNLALLAIPLGAVNPRLGRSGDLLIAGLVGLLYMNLINLSRAWISNGKLSFGLGVWAIHAAVAALTVFLLMRRLRVKAPKNSA; translated from the coding sequence ATGTCTCTATTCAAACGCTCTGTCGTCAGCGAGATCACCAGTCACGCTGGCGTTGTCTTTTCCACGTTGCTCATCGTGTGGCTCAGCGTGCTGCTCGTGCGCCTGCTCGGTGAAGCCGCTGGCGGCAACATCGGAGCCGACGTCGTGGTGGTGCTGGCCGCGCTGTCGACCATTACCGCCTTGCCGACCATCCTCGCGGTCTCCGTCTTCATCGCGGTCCTGACCACCGTCACGCGCAATTACCGTGAATCCGAAATGGTGGTGTGGTTCGCCAGCGGCCTGTCGCTGGCCGATTGGCTCCGCCCGGTGCTGCGCGTCGCCATCCCCGTGGCGCTGGCGGTGGCGGGCTTGACGCTGGTGGCGGCGCCCTGGGCGTACCGCCAGATCGGTGAATACCACGAACGCTTCGAGCAGCGGTCCGACCTGTCCAAAGTCACGGCAGGCCAGTTCGCGGAATCGTCCGGCGGCAACCGCGTGTTCTTCGCCGAAGATCCCCTTACGCCCAGCGATGAACTGGGCAATGTGTTCGCGCGCGAAAACGGCCCCGAATGGCTCAGCGTGCTGACCGCAAGCAAGGCGCACAGCGAAACCATGCCCAACGGCGACCGCTTCCTGGTGCTGGGCGAAGGCCATCGCTACGACCTGAAGCCGGGCACCCCCGAGATCCGCCTGGTGCACTTCGACAAGTACGGCCTGCGCCTGGAAAGCAAGTCGGGCGGCGATCCCGTGGCGGAAGCGCGCGCCAATGCGGAGCGCTCGGCCAAGGCGCGCACCACGCCCCAACTGATCGCCGACAACACCAACAGCAGCTGGTCGCAAGTCATGTGGCGCATCTCGCTGCCATTGGCCGCGCTGAACCTGGCGCTGCTGGCGATTCCCCTGGGCGCCGTCAATCCGCGTCTGGGACGATCGGGCGACCTGCTCATCGCCGGCCTGGTGGGCCTGCTGTACATGAACCTGATCAACCTGTCGCGCGCCTGGATCTCCAACGGCAAACTCAGCTTCGGCCTGGGCGTGTGGGCGATCCACGCCGCGGTGGCGGCGCTGACGGTCTTCCTGCTGATGCGGCGCCTGCGCGTGAAGGCGCCCAAGAACAGCGCTTGA